A single genomic interval of Zingiber officinale cultivar Zhangliang chromosome 4A, Zo_v1.1, whole genome shotgun sequence harbors:
- the LOC121971800 gene encoding zinc finger CCCH domain-containing protein 27-like isoform X1: protein MSSESVNDTEDLEASDEDDDRNHKHRRKEVQSISFDDDVQDLPMQRMNRRRSKLFDSRKNFHDSANNGNLENFSNFDKRRLSLPPLTPQFGSRGRINQTPQIDTFPNFDKSAPTGRPLVGRGRNIFSLSQQDSRFNPLDALDFPSQVVSQGLHTHASLFGTGIPSVVSAQNSSWGAFGFVNGINNRILDPLQPLGLQGALQPAITPWLNMGMPHQRCRDFDEQGYCLRGDICPMEHGVNRIVIEDVQSLSQFNLSLSDRNLHALGIQAGQRSLPSASVPPVPSASSSKLVPAKDGKLLLPEDSLKLNVVSSSSGFVEADVYDPDQPLWNNGCQGTSETTVMLSLENNDAPLWNVDSSTHSSVQDQIDHSSRSELGSKTINNAGTTNLLSDEIKVVNENSAVKASASVPEKQFNAEMSKKPMPQKASRTLYVHSIPQKDNTRDALLSHFQKFGVVVDIYIPQNSEKAFVQFLKREEAEAALKAPDAVMGNRFIKLWWANRDRALKGQKSFPPKVPPSSSIGVGYFPYRSLATEKEKEDLSSTLPHGSKLATSEVVVSIPVPKSSANTSVITYMGKKKLDSLEALKEELRKKQENLALKRDEFRLQLEKFEKQAVLVKMDEETLEPTSKRLKKDLSNEGAKTEPSRALNIPEGAQEDINNTQEVRKLVDATASCTAKSNTTIMGNSSKEQTGHQHLSKLSTCSLDNQSTSFRVLPPLPDGLTNVDGLRDHFALFGDLSSVALEEPEEGRENVGMKMPENFCARVTFSSCDSAERAYTMGKIWQDNSLQFMWLNDPSHGINCNTQEVLELPGSSNVGVEVEPGTSVNSPGTQRNSADTAQSELMVYADEKSSLSVDDGHSHCNDGSVAPLMASHSKYGM, encoded by the exons ATGTCCTCTGAATCAGTGAATGATACTGAAGACCTAGAAGCAAGTGATGAAGATGATGACCGCAACCATAAACATCGTAGGAAGGAGGTAcaatctatttcttttgatgatgaTGTTCAAGACTTACCTATGCAACGGATGAATAGGAGAAGAAGCAAACTTTTTGATAGTCGGAAAAATTTTCATGACAGTGCTAACAATGGCAATTTAGAGAATTTTTCAAACTTTGATAAGAGACGTCTTAGCTTACCACCATTGACTCCTCAATTTGGCTCAAGGGGTAGAATAAATCAAACACCTCAGATTGACACTTTTcccaattttgataaatctgcaCCCACTGGACGGCCCCTAGTAGGAAGAGGAAGAAACATTTTTTCCTTGAGCCAACAAGATTCTAGATTTAATCCCCTGGACGCTCTGGATTTTCCATCACAGGTTGTTTCACAAGGTCTGCATACACATGCTAGTTTGTTTGGGACAGGCATCCCCAGTGTGGTAAGTGCACAAAATTCATCATGGGGTGCATTTGGCTTTGTTAATGGAATAAACAATAGAATTTTGGATCCACTCCAACCACTTGGTTTGCAAGGGGCCCTTCAGCCTGCAATCACTCCATGGCTCAATATGGGGATGCCTCATCAACGTTGCAGAGACTTTGACGAGCAGGGATATTGTCTGAGAGGCGATATCTGCCCAATGGAACACGGTGTTAATCGGATTGTTATTGAAGATGTGCAG AGTCTTTCTCAGTTCAATCTTTCACTATCAGATCGAAATTTACATGCTCTAGGAATTCAAGCTGGGCAGAGATCATTGCCTTCTGCCAGTGTACCTCCAGTCCCATCGGCCAGCAGCAGCAAATTAGTCCCTGCAAAAGATGGGAAACTGCTTTTGCCCGAGGATTCATTAAAGCTGAATGTGGTTTCATCCTCTTCTGGTTTTGTTGAAGCTGATGTATATGATCCTGATCAGCCATTGTGGAACAATGGATGCCAAGGAACATCGGAGACTACGGTAATGCTGTCTTTGGAAAACAATGACGCACCTTTATGGAATGTAGATTCTTCTACTCATTCATCTGTCCAGGATCAGATTGACCATAGTAGCAGGTCAGAATTAGGTAGCAAAACTATTAACAATGCAGGCACTACAAATCTCCTTTCGGATGAAATAAAGGTAGTTAACGAGAACTCTGCTGttaaagcttctgcttctgttCCAGAAAAGCAATTTAATGCTGAGATGAGTAAAAAGCCAATGCCTCAAAAAGCTTCACGTACACTCTATGTGCATAGTATTCCTCAAAAGGACAACACAAGGGATGCCCTTCTTTCCCACTTTCAAAAGTTTGGTGTAGTTGTTGATATCTACATTCCACAAAATAGTGAAAAAGCTTTTGTTCAGTTTTTAAAAAGGGAGGAGGCTGAAGCTGCTCTTAAAGCACCTGATGCTGTGATGGGTAATCGGTTTATAAAACTATGGTGGGCCAACCGTGATAGAGCTTTGAAAGGGCAGAAAAGTTTTCCCCCTAAagtacctccatcttcttccatAGGGGTAGGCTATTTTCCATATCGTTCATTAGCTACTGAGAAAGAAAAAGAGGATCTGTCTTCTACACTTCCACATGGAAGTAAATTGGCTACTTCTGAGGTTGTAGTGTCAATCCCTGTTCCAAAAAGTTCTGCAAACACTTCAGTGATTACTTATATGGGAAAGAAAAAACTGGACAGTCTAGAGGCTCTGAAAGAGGAACTCCGCAAAAAGCAGGAGAATTTAGCCTTAAAACGGGATGAGTTTCGTCTCCAATTAGAAAAATTTGAGAAACAA GCTGTTTTAGTCAAAATGGATGAAGAAACCTTGGAGCCAACATCTAAAAGACTTAAAAAGGATTTGAGCAATGAAGGTGCAAAAACTGAACCATCCAGAGCACTTAATATTCCTGAAGGTGCACAGGAAGATATTAATAATACTCAAGAAGTCAGAAAATTAGTGGATGCTACTGCTTCATGTACTGCAAAATCAAATACTACAATCATGGGCAATTCTAGTAAAGAACAAACAGGTCATCAACATTTGTCGAAGTTGAGTACTTGTAGTTTAGATAATCAATCGACATCCTTCAgagttcttcctcctcttccagaTGGTCTCACAAAT GTTGATGGTCTGCGGGATCATTTTGCATTATTTGGTGATCTCTCATCTGTAGCATTAGAAGAACCTGAGGAAGGAAGAGAAAATGTGGGCATGAAGATGCCTGAAAATTTTTGTGCTCGTGTAACTTTTTCCTCCTGTGATTCTGCTGAGAGAGCTTACACAATGGGTAAAATTTGGCAAGACAACAGTTTACAATTTATGTGGCTGAATGATCCCAGTCATGGAATAAATTGCAACACCCAAGAAGTATTAGAACTGCCTGGATCTTCAAATGTGGGTGTTGAAGTTGAACCAGGGACATCAGTGAATTCTCCAGGAACCCAAAGAAATTCAGCAGATACTGCCCAATCTGAGTTAATGGTTTATGCAGATGAGAAATCTTCTTTGTCTGTGGATGATGGACATTCCCATTGCAATGATGGGTCAGTGGCTCCTTTAATGGCATCCCATTCTAAGTACGGTATGTGA
- the LOC121971800 gene encoding zinc finger CCCH domain-containing protein 27-like isoform X2 produces the protein MSSESVNDTEDLEASDEDDDRNHKHRRKEVQSISFDDDVQDLPMQRMNRRRSKLFDSRKNFHDSANNGNLENFSNFDKRRLSLPPLTPQFGSRGRINQTPQIDTFPNFDKSAPTGRPLVGRGRNIFSLSQQDSRFNPLDALDFPSQVVSQGLHTHASLFGTGIPSVVSAQNSSWGAFGFVNGINNRILDPLQPLGLQGALQPAITPWLNMGMPHQRCRDFDEQGYCLRGDICPMEHGVNRIVIEDVQSLSQFNLSLSDRNLHALGIQAGQRSLPSASVPPVPSASSSKLVPAKDGKLLLPEDSLKLNVVSSSSGFVEADVYDPDQPLWNNGCQGTSETTVMLSLENNDAPLWNVDSSTHSSVQDQIDHSSRSELGSKTINNAGTTNLLSDEIKVVNENSAVKASASVPEKQFNAEMSKKPMPQKASRTLYVHSIPQKDNTRDALLSHFQKFGVVVDIYIPQNSEKAFVQFLKREEAEAALKAPDAVMGNRFIKLWWANRDRALKGQKSFPPKVPPSSSIGVGYFPYRSLATEKEKEDLSSTLPHGSKLATSEVVVSIPVPKSSANTSVITYMGKKKLDSLEALKEELRKKQENLALKRDEFRLQLEKFEKQAVLVKMDEETLEPTSKRLKKDLSNEGAKTEPSRALNIPEGAQEDINNTQEVRKLVDATASCTAKSNTTIMGNSSKEQTG, from the exons ATGTCCTCTGAATCAGTGAATGATACTGAAGACCTAGAAGCAAGTGATGAAGATGATGACCGCAACCATAAACATCGTAGGAAGGAGGTAcaatctatttcttttgatgatgaTGTTCAAGACTTACCTATGCAACGGATGAATAGGAGAAGAAGCAAACTTTTTGATAGTCGGAAAAATTTTCATGACAGTGCTAACAATGGCAATTTAGAGAATTTTTCAAACTTTGATAAGAGACGTCTTAGCTTACCACCATTGACTCCTCAATTTGGCTCAAGGGGTAGAATAAATCAAACACCTCAGATTGACACTTTTcccaattttgataaatctgcaCCCACTGGACGGCCCCTAGTAGGAAGAGGAAGAAACATTTTTTCCTTGAGCCAACAAGATTCTAGATTTAATCCCCTGGACGCTCTGGATTTTCCATCACAGGTTGTTTCACAAGGTCTGCATACACATGCTAGTTTGTTTGGGACAGGCATCCCCAGTGTGGTAAGTGCACAAAATTCATCATGGGGTGCATTTGGCTTTGTTAATGGAATAAACAATAGAATTTTGGATCCACTCCAACCACTTGGTTTGCAAGGGGCCCTTCAGCCTGCAATCACTCCATGGCTCAATATGGGGATGCCTCATCAACGTTGCAGAGACTTTGACGAGCAGGGATATTGTCTGAGAGGCGATATCTGCCCAATGGAACACGGTGTTAATCGGATTGTTATTGAAGATGTGCAG AGTCTTTCTCAGTTCAATCTTTCACTATCAGATCGAAATTTACATGCTCTAGGAATTCAAGCTGGGCAGAGATCATTGCCTTCTGCCAGTGTACCTCCAGTCCCATCGGCCAGCAGCAGCAAATTAGTCCCTGCAAAAGATGGGAAACTGCTTTTGCCCGAGGATTCATTAAAGCTGAATGTGGTTTCATCCTCTTCTGGTTTTGTTGAAGCTGATGTATATGATCCTGATCAGCCATTGTGGAACAATGGATGCCAAGGAACATCGGAGACTACGGTAATGCTGTCTTTGGAAAACAATGACGCACCTTTATGGAATGTAGATTCTTCTACTCATTCATCTGTCCAGGATCAGATTGACCATAGTAGCAGGTCAGAATTAGGTAGCAAAACTATTAACAATGCAGGCACTACAAATCTCCTTTCGGATGAAATAAAGGTAGTTAACGAGAACTCTGCTGttaaagcttctgcttctgttCCAGAAAAGCAATTTAATGCTGAGATGAGTAAAAAGCCAATGCCTCAAAAAGCTTCACGTACACTCTATGTGCATAGTATTCCTCAAAAGGACAACACAAGGGATGCCCTTCTTTCCCACTTTCAAAAGTTTGGTGTAGTTGTTGATATCTACATTCCACAAAATAGTGAAAAAGCTTTTGTTCAGTTTTTAAAAAGGGAGGAGGCTGAAGCTGCTCTTAAAGCACCTGATGCTGTGATGGGTAATCGGTTTATAAAACTATGGTGGGCCAACCGTGATAGAGCTTTGAAAGGGCAGAAAAGTTTTCCCCCTAAagtacctccatcttcttccatAGGGGTAGGCTATTTTCCATATCGTTCATTAGCTACTGAGAAAGAAAAAGAGGATCTGTCTTCTACACTTCCACATGGAAGTAAATTGGCTACTTCTGAGGTTGTAGTGTCAATCCCTGTTCCAAAAAGTTCTGCAAACACTTCAGTGATTACTTATATGGGAAAGAAAAAACTGGACAGTCTAGAGGCTCTGAAAGAGGAACTCCGCAAAAAGCAGGAGAATTTAGCCTTAAAACGGGATGAGTTTCGTCTCCAATTAGAAAAATTTGAGAAACAA GCTGTTTTAGTCAAAATGGATGAAGAAACCTTGGAGCCAACATCTAAAAGACTTAAAAAGGATTTGAGCAATGAAGGTGCAAAAACTGAACCATCCAGAGCACTTAATATTCCTGAAGGTGCACAGGAAGATATTAATAATACTCAAGAAGTCAGAAAATTAGTGGATGCTACTGCTTCATGTACTGCAAAATCAAATACTACAATCATGGGCAATTCTAGTAAAGAACAAACAG GTTGA